Within the Beduinella massiliensis genome, the region GAGCGTGGGGATGAGCAGCGCCCACAGCGTGTTCTTGATGCCCAGGTAATTGGTGTAAAGCAGGTAGGTGGGCACCAGGCCGCCGTTGAAGAGCATGGTGAAGAAGACGAAGAAGGTGAAGCCCTTGCGGCCCGGCAGGTCCCTTCGGGAGAGCGGGTAGGCCAGCAGGGACATGATGACGAGGCCGCCGAGCGTGCCCAGCACGGTGACGAGCACGGTGACGCCGTAGGCGCGCAGGATCTGATCGCCCTGCCTGACCAGGTATTCGTAGGCCTCGAGGCTCCACTCCGCGGGGAAGATGCTGTAGCCGTTCGTCGCCAGGGCGCCCTCCGAGGTGAGCGAGGCGACGAAGAGCAGCAGGAAGGGAAACAGCGCGAAGAGGCTGAGCAGGCCGAGCACGACGTGCGCGACGCACTGGAAGATGCGGTTGTCGCGGGTATTCATGGCGGTTTCTCCTTTCTGCTCAGAACAGCGCGTTTTCGGGGCTTACCTTACGGACGATCAGGTTGGAGGCGAGCACCAGCACGAAGCCGACGAGCGACTGATACAGGCCCGCCGCGGAGGACATGCCCACGTCGCCCAGCTTCATCAGCCCGCGGTACACGTAGGTGTCGATGACGTTGGTGGTGGAGTAAAGCGCGCCGGAGTTCATCGGCACGTGATAGAACAGGCCGAAGTCCGCGTAGAAGATCTTGCCGATCATCATCAGCACCATCATGACGATGGTGGGCTTGATGAGGGGCAGGGTGATGGCGCGAATCTGCTGGAGCTTGGTCGCGCCCTCCAGCGCGGCGGCCTCGTAAAACTCCTTGTCGATGCCTAAAATCGCCGAGAGGTAGAGCACGCACAGGTAGCCGACGTTCTTCCAGGCGTTCACGAACACGAGGATGGGCGGCCACAGCGAGGGCGTGGAATACCAGGCGGGCCCCGTCTGCCCCAGGGCGGGCAGCAGCGTCCTGTTCACGAAGCCCAGGTCGCTCGACAGAAAGGCGTTCACCAGGTAGCTGATGATGATCATGGAGATCAGGTAGGGCAGAAGGACCGCGCTCTGGTAAAACTTCTTCATCCGGCGGCTGGACAGGTCGTTGAGCAGGATCGCGACGGCGACGCCCAGAAAGTTGTTCAGCGCGATGAAGACGACGTTGTACAGGAGCGTGTTGCGCGTGATGAGCCAGGCGTCGGAGGTGGCGAACAGGTATTCAAAGTTCTTGAGGCCGATCCAGTCGCTGCCCAGGATGCCCTTGCGGAAATTGAGGTCCTTGAAGGCGATGATGAGCCCGGACATCGGCAGGTAGTTGTTGACGATGAGGTACGCGATGCCGGGCACCATCATGAGGTAGAGCGGAAGGAACTTCTTCCACTTGACGGGCCTTCGGCCGGTGGGGGTTCTGGTGGCGATCACCGCTTTTCGCTCCTTTTGCCCGCGCCGGCGGACGGGGATGCCGCCCGCCGGCGCGCGGCCGTAATTTTTACTTCGTCTTCGCCCATTCGTCGAGCTGGCGCTGCTTTTCCGCGACGACCTTGTCGATGCCCGCGGCCTTCAGCTTGGCGCGGAACTCGGGCAGGGCGACGTCCGGGTCGAGCACGCCCCATTCCAGGCCGCAGCGGTACTCGTTGAGCACGTTGTTGAGCGCGGCGACCTCGGTCTTGACGGGCGTCGGGTCCCAGGTGAAGCCGAACGCGGCGGACTTGACGGCGCTCTGGTTAAAGGCCTGCAGGTCCTCGTACAGCGTGGGGGCGTCGCCCTCCCAGATGTGCGTGATGTACTGGTTGCCCATGGCCCAGCCCATGTTCAGGTTGTAGCCGGAGCTCTCCGCGGTCACGCCCTCGGGGTAGTTGATGAGGCCGTTTTCCTGCACCACGTAGTGCTTGCCCTCGATGCCCCAGGAGAGCAGGTTGGCGATGCGCGGGTCGGTGTACATGAGGTTCAGGAACTGCATGGCCTTGTCGGGGTGCTCGCAGTTGGCCGCGATGTACCACTGGCACTGCTGCACCACGGAGGAATTGGTGTTCACCTCGACCATGGGCACGCTGACGACCTCGCGCTGCACGGTCGCGCTCTGTTTGAGGTCAAAGCCCGGCTTGATGTTGGAGGTGTTGGCGAACAGGCGGCCGGAGGTCATCTGGGGGTTGGTGTTGTCCGAGGAGGTCATGACCTGCTCGGTCACGTAGCCGTTTTGATACCAGCTACGGAAGTAGCGGCAATAGTCCTCGTACTCCTGGGTGTCGAAGTAGTTGACGACCTCCAGCTTTTCGCCGTAGTTCATCAGGACGCCCAGGTTGTCGCTGAGGGAGTCGAATGTGCAGATCGTGTCCAGCAGGGCGTTGCCGCCGTTGGCCGCGCTCAGGGGGATCATGGCCGGTTCGCTGTCCTTGATGGTCTGAAGGACCGCGGCCATGTCGTCCAGCGTCTTGATTTCACCGACGTCTACGCCGTACTTTTCGCAGACGTCCTTGAGGAGCACGAAGCCGCGCGTCACCGCCAGGTCGCGGTTGGTGGTGAGCCCGTACTGGTGGCCGCCGATGCGCCCGGCGTCCAGCCACTCCTGGCCGACCGCGTCCACGATGCCCTGGCCGTACTGCGAGAGCAGGTCGTCCAGCTCGATGATCTGGCCCTTGTTGTAGTAGTTGAGCCAGTAGCTGCCCCAGCACATGAAGGTGTCGAGCTGCTCGTTGCCCGAGAGCATGAGGTTGAGCTGCTCATGGTAGTTGCCGAAGTTGGCGACCACCGGATCGACCAGCTTGACGTTGATCTCCTCGATCAGGATTTCGTTGACCACGTCCAGCACCTCCTGCAGGTCCGAGGGGACGCCGTTGAGCGAGAAGAAGCCGATGGTGAGCTCCGTGGGCTTCTCCTCCGCCAGCGCGGGGGTCAGCCCCAGGCAGGCGATCAGCAGGGTCAGGCAGAGCAGAAAAGAGATACGTTTTTTGTGGTTTCTCATAAGAAAAGTGCCCTCCTTTGAATGAATTCGATGATTCATTATAACGTGCACAGGAGGGCACAACCACTTGTTTTGTGATAGAATCTTTGTACATTTATGACATTCGCGCCTGAGAGGGGTCTTTTCTGTAGGCGGAGGGCGTGAGCCCGGTGTACTTTTTGAAGATCTTGGAAAAGTAGGCGAAGTTGTCGTAGCCCAGCCGCGCGGCGATCTCGCTGATGGACAGCCCGCTGTGCGTCAGCCACTCGCAGGCGGTGCCCAGGCGCACCGTCTGCAGGTAGCTCACGAGGTTGACGCCCGTCTCCTGCTTGAAGAGGCGCGAGACGTATTCGGGGCTCAGGCCCACGTGGGCGGCGATGTCCTCGCGGCTGAGGTCCTCCTCCAGATGGCTCTTGATGTAGCGGCAAATCTGCTCGGAGACGGGAACCGGGTCGTCGGGCCCGCGCAGCAGCTCGCGGCAGGCGCGCACCACGTGTACGCAAAACCTGAGCATGTCGCTCGCGCCCGCCGCCGCCCGGGCGAGCAGGTCCTGCACGCCCTCGGCGGAGAGCAGGGCGGCGCTTTGTATGCCCTCGTCCTCCAGCACGGCGTAGACCATCTGCAAAAAATCGTGTAAAAAATAGGAAAGCACGCGCTCGGGGACGACGCCCTTGGCGGCGAGGGAGGAGAGGTAGGCGGAGGCCTGCCGCTCCAGCGCGTCCGCCTGACAGGCGCGCAGCAGGCCGCGCCAGCTCTCGAACGGAGGCTTTTTGTATTCGCACTCCGAATCCTCGTGGGCGAGGGGCGCGGGGAAGAAGTGCGCGCGCTGCTGGTCCATGCGGTTGTGCACGTAGCGACGGATGCGGCGGCTCTGGCTGGCGGCGCGTTCGGGCGCGACGCCCTCCATGGCGCAGCAGGCGAGGGCGACGTGCAGGTACATTTCCATCGCCTCCGCCGCCCGGGCGCATAGGGCGAGGTAATCCTCCCCCGTCCGCTCGCCGCTTTGCAGGATGCAGGTCCAGACGCCCTCGACCGGGGAGACGACGGCCGCGGCGCCCGTGAGCTCGGCGAGGATGTTGCGCACGCAGAAGTCCAGGTCGTGCGCCGAGAGGCCCGAATGATCGTCCGAGGGCACGCGCAGCACGGCCTGCAGCAGCGCGTAGGCTTCGTTCAGCGGCGTCTCGATGCGGCGGGCGGCCATCTCCGAGAGCAGCGCGCCGCGCCGGGGCTCGACGCCTTCCCGGAGCACGTCCTGCCAGAAGTTTTCGAGCAGGAAGCGGCGGTTTACGACCCAGTTCTTGCCGTAGGCCACGTAGTCGCTGGTCGTGCGCGTGCGGCGCACGCGTTCAGCCGCGCGCGCGATCGCGTCCTCCAGCGTGGGCAGGGGCGCGGGCTTCATGACGTAGTCGATCGCGCCCAGGGCCACGGCCTCGCGCGCGTAGCGGAAGTCCGCGTGCGCGGTGAGCAGGATGCTGACGACCTCGCGCTGCTCCTCCCGCAGCAGCCGCAGCAGGTCCAGGCCGCTGCCGCGCGGCATCTCGATGTCGCACAGCAGGATGTCCACCTGCCCGGCGGAAAAGACCTGCATCGCCTGGCGCAGGCTCTGGGCGGTATACACGCGCTCGATGCCCAGCTTCGACCAGTTCAGCTCGCTTTTCAGCATGCGGAGCACCAGTGCCTCGTCGTCCACCAGCAGGATGCTCAGCATGGCAAGCCCTCCTCTTCCTGCGGCGAATAGGGGATGTAGGGAAGGACGATGTCCACGCGCGCGCCGTGCGGCTGGGTATTGGACAGGCGCAGCGAGGCGCGGCCCTTGTAGGCGAGAAGCAGGCGCTGCTGGGCGTTGTAGATGCCGATGTGCGCGTCCGTGCCGTCCCCCAGCGGGCGCTGGGCGCGGGCGGCGGCGAGCAGGTCGTCGGGAAAGCCGGGGCCCGTATCCGAGATGGTGAGCAGGATTTCGTCCTGGCGGGCGGGGTCCGTGCGCACCTCGATGCCCAGCACGACCGCCTCGTCCATGCTCGCGGCGTACTGAATGCTGTTTTCCACGAACGATTGCAGGATCAGCGGGGGCACGGCCGCGCCGCGCAGGTTCTCCTGCACGTCCACGCACACGTCCAGCTTGTCGGGGAAGCGCATCTGCTGGATGCTCAGGTAGTTCTCCACGTGCTCCAGCTCGTCGTGCAGGCGCACAAACGTGCCGGTGCTGCGCAGGGTATAGCGGTAATAGCGCACCAGAAAGGTGGTGAGCTCCTGAATCAGGGCGTAGTTCTTCACCTGCGCCAGCGTGAAGAGGGTGTTGAGGGCGTTGATGAGAAAGTGCGGACGGATCTGGAGCTGGTAAAAGTGCAGGGTGGTGCGGCTGCGGCGCAGCTCGCTTTCGTAGTTGGCGATCTTGAGCTGCGTGACCTCCCGCGCCATGTGGTTGAAGGTGTCGTTCACCAGGTCCAGCTCCTGCACGTGGGTGCGGCCGTCGACGCGGGCCTCGAGGTCGCCGCGCTGAAAGGCGCGCATCGCCTCGGCGAGGCGCGCCAGCGGGCGGAGCATGTGCCGCTTCGTCGCCAGGTATGCGCACAGCACGAACAGGCACATGAGCGCGGAGAGCGCGATCAGGAGGTAGAGGTTCCGGCTGAGGCCGCCCACGAGGCGCTGCGTGCGCACCAGGGCCGCCAGCGTGAGGTCGGCGCGCGCGAGCGGGGCGCGCACGAGCGTGTAGCGGGCGCCGTCGAGCGTGAATTCGTCGCCCGGCAGGTACACGGGGTTGCTCAGGGTGTGGGAGACGAGCTCGGAGGAGAGCACCGCGCCCGAATCCCCCAGCAGGCACACGTCGTCCACCGCCAGAAAGCTGGAATTGCGCAGGCTTTGGAGCAGCGCGTCCGCGCTCACGTACACGCCCAGGTAGCTGTCGCTGAACGGGCGCACGAAGAAGAGGTAGCAGCTATCCCCGACGCGCCGGCAGTACCAGGAGAGCAGGTCGCCGCTGAGCGTGCCGCACAGGTCCCCGCGCAGCGTGTCGTGAAGGGCGTCCGTCTCATCCAGGGGCAGCGTCCGGTAGGCGCAGGCGAGCAGGCGGTCCGACTCGGGCGAGAAGAAAAAGGCGCCGTCCATGCTGGTGGAGAGCAGCACGCTCTGAGAGAGCGCGCGGTAGACGGTCTGGCGCGCGAGGAGCGCCTGGGTGTCGTCGCCCGGCTGCTCGGCGGCGTACAGAGCGCTCGTCTGGGTGCTCAAAAGGTTGGCGACGTTCAGCTCCACGTTGTGAAAGGTGCTGTCGATCATCTGCAGATAGAGGCGCATGGTGTCGCTGTAGGAGCGGAGCACCTGGCTTTTGACGAACCCGGCCGAATAGGCGGTGTTGATCAGCGTAAAGGCGGTCAGGAAAAGAAGGATGCAGACGAACAGAAGCTGAACCCAGCGCTTGAGCGAAAGGCGCATCGCACATACCCCGCTTTTTGAGATGTTTAGAATGGGGAAAAGGGGCGTTTTACAGGTTGACCGACATGCTTCGTCCGCTTTTTTAGCCGGACGCGGACGAACGTTCAGGATAAATATAGCGCAAACGGCGAAAAACCGCAATCAAATTTGTGCAGCCTGGGAACGCCCGCCGACCGCCCGGAAGGCGGGACGCCCGAAATCCCTTGATTTCCTTGACTTTTTGCCGCGTTGATTGTACAATACGTTCGTTATGCCCTGTAAGCAATGCGCAGGGACTATGGGATGCGGGCAAGGCCCCGGGAGGATTCAATCGCACATGATCGCAGCACAAAACGTCACCCTGAGCTACAGCGGCAAGCCGCTTTTCAAGAACGTCAACATCAAGTTCACCGCCGGGAACTGCTACGGCATCATCGGCGCGAACGGCGCGGGCAAGTCCACGTTCCTGCGCCTGCTCTCCGGCGAGCTGGAGCCGACGGCGGGCGAGATCGCCATCACGCCCGGCGAGCGCATGGCGGTGCTCAAGCAGAACCACTTCGAGTTCGACGAATTCGAGGTGCTGCAGACCGTCATCATGGGCCATAAGCGCCTTTACGACATCATGACCGAGAAGGAAGCGCTCTATCAAAAGGAGGACTTCACCGAGGCGGACGGCGTGCGCGCCTCCGAGCTGGAGGGCGAGTTCGCGGATCTGGACGGCTGGAACGCCGAGTCCGACGCGGAGATGCTGCTCACCGGCCTGGGCCTCTCGCTCGACCTGGAGCACAGGCGCATGGCCGAGCTGGACGGCAGCCAGAAGGTCAAGGTGCTGCTGGCGCAGGCGCTGTTCGGCAACCCCGACATCCTGCTGCTGGACGAGCCGACCAACCACCTGGACATCCAGAGCGTGCGCTGGCTGGAAAACTTCCTGCTCGACTTCCCCAACACGGTGATCGTGGTCTCCCATGACCGCCACTTCCTCAACAAGGTCTGCACCCACATCTGCGACATCGACTACAGCAAGATTCAGATGTACGTGGGCAACTACGACTTCTGGTACGAGTACACGCAGATGGCCGCGCGCCAGGCCAAGGACCAGAATAAGAAGACCGAGCAGAAGATCAAGGAGCTGCAGGCCTTCATCGCCCGCTTCTCCGCGAACGCGAGCAAGCACAAGCAGGCCACCAGCCGCAAAAAGCTGCTGGACAACCTCACGATGGAGAACTTCGAGCCCTCCAGCCGCCGCTATCCCTTCGTGCAGTTCAAGCCCGACCGCGACATCGGCAACGACCTTCTGACGCTGAAGGACCTTTCCAAGACCGTGAACGGCCGCAAGGTGCTCAACAAGATTTCGTTCACCCTGACGCCCGGGGACAAGGTCGCCTTCGTGGGCACGGACGAGCTGGCCAAGACCACGCTCTTCCAAATCCTCATGGGCGAAATCGAGCCGGACGAGGGCAGCTTCAAGTGGGGCGTGACCACCTCGCAGGCCTACTTCCCCAAGGACAGCAGCGCCTTCTTCGAGGGCTGCGACCTGACGCTCATCGACTGGCTGCGCCAGTTTTCCGAGGAGCAGTACGAGGCCGACATCCGGGGCTGGCTGGGCCGCATGCTCTTCTCCGGCGAGGACGCGCTCAAGCCCGCGCGCGTGCTCTCCGGCGGCGAGCGCGTGCGCTGCATGCTCTCCAAGATGATGCTCTCCGGCGCGAACGTGCTCATCCTGGACGAGCCGACCAACCACCTGGACTTGGAATCCATCACCGCGCTCAACGAGGGCATGACCTCGTTTACCGGCAGCATGCTCTTCACCACGCAGGACCACGAGTGTGTGCAGACCGTGGCCAACCGCATCATGGAAATCCTGCCGGGCGGGCTGATCGACCGGCGCGACAGCTACGACGAGTACATCGAAAACCCCGACATCCCCGCCCTGCGCGAGCGGCTGATGAACGCCTAAATTTTTGACCCTGCAAAGAACGCTGTTTCCCGCGGGGCAAAACTGTGCTATAATGGCCTGTAAGGGATATGCCGGAAGGCGGATTCCAGACCGGTTTGCGTCCCGTGGGAAGCGGGGCGCGCAAGATCAGGCTATCCCCCCGAAAGGAACATGAAACGGTGGAGAAGATCAGGCAAGAGAAAATCCTTAACGTACCGAACGCGCTGACGATTCTGCGCTTCGTGCTGCTGCCCTTTTTCGTGTGGCAGTTTTTCCGGGGCCATACGACCACGGCGTTCATCATCTACATCGTCGTGCAGCTTACCGACATGCTGGACGGGCTCATCGCGAGGAAGTGCAACCTCGTCACCAACTTCGGCAAGCTCATGGACCCCCTGGCCGACAAGCTGATGCTGCTGACCGTGCTCATCTGCTTTGGCATCGACGGGCGCGTGCCGTGGTGGATCATCGCGCTGGTGCTCGTGAAGGAGGCGGCGCTGGTCGTCGGCGGGGCGGTGGCGCTGCACCGGGGCATCGTAGTGCACGCCAAGCACATCGGCAAGGTCGCGACCGTGGTGTTCGCGCTCTCGATCGTGCTCAACTTTATGTCCATGAGCCCGCTGGACCGCTACGTGCTGTACGCGGCGGTGGCGCTGACGCTTTCCGCGCTCGTCTTTTACGCGGCGGACATGCTGGGCCCGCTGCGCGAGGCGAAGAAGCCGCGGGCGAAGTGAGCGGACGCTTCAAAAATCACAAAAGACGGCCCGCCGGAGACGGCGGGCCGCCGCTTTTAAAGAGACGCTTTCAGAAGGAGGAGAATTTCAGATGAGGCTCAACGAAGCAGGACTCCATGCAAGGCCAGAAAGCCGCGACGATTGCATGGAGTAAGGGTCGCGGGCATGACGCTGGCTTTGCTGCTTGACGGAAACATCAAGGAGGGAGCCCGCATGAAGTATATAAGCGCAAAAGCGCTTCTGCCCGATGCGCTGGTCAAGGAGCTGCAAGGCTACATCCAGGGCGGCTACATCTACGTGCCCACGACGCGGGCGCGGCAAAAGCGCTGGGGGGAAGCGTCCGGATACCGCGAGGAGCTGCGGAAAAGAAATCAGGAGATCAAAGGGGCCTACCGGCAGGGGGCGACGGCCGAACTGCTGGCGGAGCGCTACTGCCTGTCCACGCACGCGATCCGCAAAATTCTATACGAGAAATGACCTCGTGCAACGCGTGCAAAATGAAGGCTCGCTTTGCACGAAGGACGCGGGGGATGTTTTCCTCCGCAAAAGCTGCGCATTTGTGCGCAGCGCGCGAAGCGAGCAGGGCCGGGGCCTGCGCATAGCGCTCCGCAGAGGCCAGGGTGCGGCAGGCAAAGCCGGTCGATACGATCCCACATGAAGGGGAAGCTTCCCCTTCATACATCTCATCTCCTTTAACAAGACGATACTTTGTCATCGGTCTGGGGGCCGCGCTGTTCAGCGCGGCCCTATTTTTGCGGCGGCGGCCGTTCGGAGAAGAAGCGGGCACCGCCCGCCGCGTGCGCGGAAGGCGCGAAACGGAGAGAGGGGTTCGGAGAAGGAAGCGGGCACCGCCCGCCGCGTGCGCGGAAGGCGCGAAACGGAGAGAGGGGTTCGGAGAAGGAAGCGGGCACCGCCCGCCGCGTGCGCGGAAGGCGCGAAACGGAGAGAGGGGTTCGGAGAAGGAACACACGCGATATGGGCTCCCTTCTTGGGGACAGGGAAAGTTAAAAGAAGGCAGCCGCCCGCCCCGCCCGCCTCCGCTCGCCATCCGGCCGCGTGCGCAGGGGTACGAAACGGAGAAAGCGGTTCGGAGAAGGAAGCGGGCACCGCCCGCCGCCCGCCCCGCCGCGTAGAAAATGGTTCGGTGCCGTTTCGTGTATTGAGGACGCCCGGCGGCGGGGGTATGATAGGGGCAGGCGGCGTAAAGCGCGCCGGAGAGGATGAAACACATGTGCATTCGATTTGTGCTGAACGGCGACGAGATGCTGACCGGCTTTAACTTCGACATCGACCTGGGGGTGTGGGATCATCGGATTCTTCTGGACGAGGACCGCTTTGCCATCGGCATCCGGCGGCCGGACGGCCTCTACCATTGCTACCACGGCGTAAACCGCAACGGGAATGCGGGCACGCTGCTCTACGTTCACGGCAGCCCGGCGGGCACGTTTGCGGACGGGCCCGGCTGCCTCACGATCGCCGACCTCACGGAGCGCTTTGTCAAGGGAGAAATTTCCCTGGACGAGGCGCTGCGCGCGGTGCAGACGAAGCGGATCGTCTACGCGCCGGACGCGACCATGCAGGCGCTGCTATCGGACGCGCGGGGACGGGCGCTGACCGTCGAGCCGGGCGTCGGCTACCGCATGGAGTGGGCCCCGCTTTCCCTGCTCGCAAACGGTTCGTGCCTCGATCCCGAAAGCACGCGGCCCTTCGCCGTGCCGGGCGACGACCGCTACGAGCGGGCGCAGCGCCTGCTGTCCGGCCGCGGGCGCGGCTTCACCGCCGCGGATGCGCTGGAGGCGCTCCGGGAGGTAAGGCAGGAAGGGGAGTGGGCGACCCGCGTGTCCTTCGTCTACGCGCCGGGGCGCAATACCGTCTATTATGTGCTCAACAACCGCTTTGACGAGGTGTCAAAGCACGAATTTGCGGCGCGCTGAGCGCCGGGGAGGCCATGTATGTTTCCAGATCGGATTTACCCCCGCACGGGGGACGCGCAGACCGTATACCTGAAAAACGTCGTGAAAAACCCCGCCATTTCCGTGGGGGAATTTACGATTTACAACGACTTTGAGCGGGACCCACGGGATTTCGAGCGCAGCAACGTGCTCTACCACTACCCCGTCAACCGCGACAGGCTCGCCGTCGGGAAGTTCTGCTCCATCGCCTGCGGCGCGAAGTTCCTGTTCAACAGCGCTAACCACGCGCTCGGCGCGCTGTCCACCTATCCGTTCCCGCTCTTCTACGAGGCCTGGGGGCTGGACAAGCAGGACGTGGCCTCGGCGTGGGACAACAAGGGCGACATCGTCGTCGGTAACGACGTGTGGATCGGCTATGAGGCGGTGATCCTCGCCGGGGTCACCATCGGGGACGGCGCGGTCATCGCGGCCCGCGCGGTGGTGACGCGGGACGTCGCCCCGTACACGATCGTGGGCGGCGTGCCAGCCAAGCCGATCCGCCGGCGCTTTGACGAGGCGACCGTGTCGGCTTTATTGGAACTGAAGTGGTGGGATTGGCCCGCAAAACGCATCGCGCAAAACCTCGGCGCGATCCGGGCCGGACAGGTCGAGGCGCTTCGCTGAGCGCGCGGCTACAGGATGAAAGCGGCCCTGAAAATCGGGGCCGCGATTTTGTTCTTTTACGGGCTGGAAAGTCCGCAAACCGCCGGATATTCCCGCCGCCGTTCGGTTCTCTATGTATGCAGTTTGAAGGGTGGGAGCATCATTCGTCTGGCAACAGGTATTCAGCAAAGGGGGCTTCACGTGACTTATCTCCTGACGCCAGAATACAGCGGATGCACATACGTACTACGATTGGTTCATTCATTCCGACACAATCAATATAAAGTGTACCTCTCCATGATGAATACTCTGGGGATAGAGGACGAAAGTCCTGTGAGGGCCCTGCTTTAGACGAATTTTCGTTTGGGGGTCTCTTTTCCCCTGTTGAAAAGCACAGTCGATATTCTCAAAAACTGAGGTTTGGTCTATGGATTTGTTTAAGTAGCGTAGAGCCTTTACTTTATATCCACGAAGAGGCAAAGTGGACGTGGCTTGTAACAAAGGGAATGACCACACATTCATCCATCTCACACATGGAATGGTCAACGCCCTATCGTTCACAGTTCCAGGAGTCTTAATCTTTTAGCAGAACACATCGATAGCTAGGCATTATTTGTAATTGTGCAGGAAGTTCGCGTTTTTTATTTATGCCGAAAAACGGCTGTTTGTGCCGGGGTACTCTGTTTTGCGTAAAAATATAGTGTAAAATATAAGGATATGATAGAAGGGGCGCCTAATGAACCGGCTCATACCTTGGGCGTTGCATCGGGGTGTGTTTACGGGTAATGTGGCGCAAGGAAAACAAGTGGGTCGGCATGGATCTTTTGAAGCACCCGTATCTGAGAGCGCAAAGGACCGCTTAGACGTTTCATGCTTTAAACAGATTAGGAAAGGGATGATTCCATGGATGGATGAACTTGACGCTTTTTAATATTGTTCTCGGCAAACTTGTTATGTCCGAATAAGAGCTTTGCGCTCTCATTCGGATTCTGTGGAGGGACGTCAATATGAAAAAAATGATGGCTGCCGTTTTCGTGATTTCTTCCTTGATATGTTCAGGACCGTTTGCTAAAAGTGAGACAAATCTGTATACATATCCGGAGTTATATAGCCAGGCTCAAACAGATTGGGTTGAGACATATTATGCGTACGATAGGGAAATTCAAATTAACGTAAGGTTTAATATGCCAGAAGTATACAAGCTTCCGGTTCTGAAAGTTCAAAGGCAAAAGCCGATATCCGATTCTGTTCTGAAAGATTTTCAAAATCAATTTACATGTGAGAGGATTACAAACAATCCAGGACAGCTTTCAATCGTCTGCAACGACGTACATAAGGAAATACTGGAAATGAGATCTGATTATTCAATATTAACTATAGATTTCGATTTAGATGAATTGAAACAATCAAATAATGCAGTTCCTGAAGTAAATCTATCGCAAGTGGAAGAGATACTGAGCTTTTTTGAATATCAAAAGAACTTTCTTTTGCAGCAAAACTCGGTATCTTTATCAGCCCCAGTTCAGGCTTCATATAATCGTTATGTGGATTGCGATGGACGACCACTGTCAGAAAGCGGGTTTTATGCCTTTGCATTTAACCAGCTTATCTATGATATTCCGGTTTTGAGTAATATTCGAGCGCATTATCGTAATCCAATAAAAAGCGAGAACGGAATATATTTGATGGCGAACAGATTTTATTG harbors:
- a CDS encoding ABC transporter permease — protein: MIATRTPTGRRPVKWKKFLPLYLMMVPGIAYLIVNNYLPMSGLIIAFKDLNFRKGILGSDWIGLKNFEYLFATSDAWLITRNTLLYNVVFIALNNFLGVAVAILLNDLSSRRMKKFYQSAVLLPYLISMIIISYLVNAFLSSDLGFVNRTLLPALGQTGPAWYSTPSLWPPILVFVNAWKNVGYLCVLYLSAILGIDKEFYEAAALEGATKLQQIRAITLPLIKPTIVMMVLMMIGKIFYADFGLFYHVPMNSGALYSTTNVIDTYVYRGLMKLGDVGMSSAAGLYQSLVGFVLVLASNLIVRKVSPENALF
- a CDS encoding ABC transporter substrate-binding protein, which encodes MRNHKKRISFLLCLTLLIACLGLTPALAEEKPTELTIGFFSLNGVPSDLQEVLDVVNEILIEEINVKLVDPVVANFGNYHEQLNLMLSGNEQLDTFMCWGSYWLNYYNKGQIIELDDLLSQYGQGIVDAVGQEWLDAGRIGGHQYGLTTNRDLAVTRGFVLLKDVCEKYGVDVGEIKTLDDMAAVLQTIKDSEPAMIPLSAANGGNALLDTICTFDSLSDNLGVLMNYGEKLEVVNYFDTQEYEDYCRYFRSWYQNGYVTEQVMTSSDNTNPQMTSGRLFANTSNIKPGFDLKQSATVQREVVSVPMVEVNTNSSVVQQCQWYIAANCEHPDKAMQFLNLMYTDPRIANLLSWGIEGKHYVVQENGLINYPEGVTAESSGYNLNMGWAMGNQYITHIWEGDAPTLYEDLQAFNQSAVKSAAFGFTWDPTPVKTEVAALNNVLNEYRCGLEWGVLDPDVALPEFRAKLKAAGIDKVVAEKQRQLDEWAKTK
- a CDS encoding helix-turn-helix domain-containing protein, which codes for MLSILLVDDEALVLRMLKSELNWSKLGIERVYTAQSLRQAMQVFSAGQVDILLCDIEMPRGSGLDLLRLLREEQREVVSILLTAHADFRYAREAVALGAIDYVMKPAPLPTLEDAIARAAERVRRTRTTSDYVAYGKNWVVNRRFLLENFWQDVLREGVEPRRGALLSEMAARRIETPLNEAYALLQAVLRVPSDDHSGLSAHDLDFCVRNILAELTGAAAVVSPVEGVWTCILQSGERTGEDYLALCARAAEAMEMYLHVALACCAMEGVAPERAASQSRRIRRYVHNRMDQQRAHFFPAPLAHEDSECEYKKPPFESWRGLLRACQADALERQASAYLSSLAAKGVVPERVLSYFLHDFLQMVYAVLEDEGIQSAALLSAEGVQDLLARAAAGASDMLRFCVHVVRACRELLRGPDDPVPVSEQICRYIKSHLEEDLSREDIAAHVGLSPEYVSRLFKQETGVNLVSYLQTVRLGTACEWLTHSGLSISEIAARLGYDNFAYFSKIFKKYTGLTPSAYRKDPSQARMS
- a CDS encoding histidine kinase; protein product: MRLSLKRWVQLLFVCILLFLTAFTLINTAYSAGFVKSQVLRSYSDTMRLYLQMIDSTFHNVELNVANLLSTQTSALYAAEQPGDDTQALLARQTVYRALSQSVLLSTSMDGAFFFSPESDRLLACAYRTLPLDETDALHDTLRGDLCGTLSGDLLSWYCRRVGDSCYLFFVRPFSDSYLGVYVSADALLQSLRNSSFLAVDDVCLLGDSGAVLSSELVSHTLSNPVYLPGDEFTLDGARYTLVRAPLARADLTLAALVRTQRLVGGLSRNLYLLIALSALMCLFVLCAYLATKRHMLRPLARLAEAMRAFQRGDLEARVDGRTHVQELDLVNDTFNHMAREVTQLKIANYESELRRSRTTLHFYQLQIRPHFLINALNTLFTLAQVKNYALIQELTTFLVRYYRYTLRSTGTFVRLHDELEHVENYLSIQQMRFPDKLDVCVDVQENLRGAAVPPLILQSFVENSIQYAASMDEAVVLGIEVRTDPARQDEILLTISDTGPGFPDDLLAAARAQRPLGDGTDAHIGIYNAQQRLLLAYKGRASLRLSNTQPHGARVDIVLPYIPYSPQEEEGLPC
- a CDS encoding ATP-binding cassette domain-containing protein, coding for MIAAQNVTLSYSGKPLFKNVNIKFTAGNCYGIIGANGAGKSTFLRLLSGELEPTAGEIAITPGERMAVLKQNHFEFDEFEVLQTVIMGHKRLYDIMTEKEALYQKEDFTEADGVRASELEGEFADLDGWNAESDAEMLLTGLGLSLDLEHRRMAELDGSQKVKVLLAQALFGNPDILLLDEPTNHLDIQSVRWLENFLLDFPNTVIVVSHDRHFLNKVCTHICDIDYSKIQMYVGNYDFWYEYTQMAARQAKDQNKKTEQKIKELQAFIARFSANASKHKQATSRKKLLDNLTMENFEPSSRRYPFVQFKPDRDIGNDLLTLKDLSKTVNGRKVLNKISFTLTPGDKVAFVGTDELAKTTLFQILMGEIEPDEGSFKWGVTTSQAYFPKDSSAFFEGCDLTLIDWLRQFSEEQYEADIRGWLGRMLFSGEDALKPARVLSGGERVRCMLSKMMLSGANVLILDEPTNHLDLESITALNEGMTSFTGSMLFTTQDHECVQTVANRIMEILPGGLIDRRDSYDEYIENPDIPALRERLMNA